The proteins below are encoded in one region of Chrysemys picta bellii isolate R12L10 chromosome 4, ASM1138683v2, whole genome shotgun sequence:
- the GREM1 gene encoding gremlin-1 codes for MSRTVYAVGGLLLLAGLLLPTAEGRKKNRGSQGAIPPPDKDQPNDSEQTQTKQQPGSRHRDRGTGTPMPAEEVLESSQEALHVTERKYLKRDWCKTQPLKQTIHEEGCNSHTIINRFCYGQCNSFYIPRHVRKEEGSFQSCSFCKPKKFTTMTVTLNCPELQPPRKKKRITRVKECRCISIDLD; via the coding sequence ATGAGCCGCACAGTGTATGCTGTTGGTGGTCTGCTTCTTCTAGCTGGACTCCTGTTACCCACAGCCGAGGGGAGAAAGAAGAACCGTGGATCTCAGGGAGCCATCCCTCCTCCTGACAAGGATCAGCCCAATGATTCAGAGCAGACACAGACAAAGCAGCAGCCAGGTTCAAGGCACAGAGACCGGGGAACTGGCACACCAATGCCCGCCGAAGAGGTGCTGGAGTCTAGCCAGGAAGCATTACACGTCACTGAACGCAAGTATCTTAAGCGGGATTGGTGTAAAACTCAGCCCCTCAAACAAACCATCCATGAAGAAGGCTGCAATAGTCATACTATTATCAACAGATTCTGCTATGGCCAGTGCAATTCTTTCTACATCCCAAGGCACGTCCGCAAAGAGGAAGGGTCTTTTCAGTCCTGTTCCTTCTGCAAACCTAAGAAGTTCACCACTATGACAGTTACACTCAATTGCCCTGAACTTCAGCCCCCTAGAAAGAAGAAGAGGATCACGCGAGTCAAGGAATGTCGGTGTATATCCATAGATTTGGACTAG